A single genomic interval of Zunongwangia sp. HGR-M22 harbors:
- a CDS encoding M23 family metallopeptidase — protein sequence MKQFFILFIGLFSLATYAQVDNVPQDYFEKPLDIPLILSGTFGELRSNHFHAGLDIKTQGRQGLEVKSSAKGYVSRIKIQHYGYGKALYIQHPNGYTTVYGHLKKLSPKIEAYLKERQYNKESYEIELFPEPAELPVEQGELIAFSGNTGGSGGPHVHFEIRDGSQRPMNPEMFGIDIEDNRDPIVDGLFAYPIGEGAHVNNSANRQKLRLIPQNDGSYTTNTLEACGEIGFGISTVDQKSLAPNKNGVYKIEASLNGSPVINLDFQRISFGESRYLNFLIDYEYYSNHRKRVQKLFKESNNPLSIYNGVVNEGKLEIEDGLDYNYVVEVTDFKGNSKTIRIPIKGSFAGEITPKDDKTTDYFTNYNETFSIQENGIDIYIPKNALYYDTFLDIKFMGDTVKVHHDDVPLHKNMTIGFDVSDIPEAEKEKLFIARINSYGRPSYSTTYKKPTRFTTGTRTFGEYTLVADVTPPSIRPVNFSDGQWISSNSTLKVKISDDLSGIQGYRATVNGKFILMEYEYKNNTLTHDFSDGVVTETENNFKLIVTDNVGNVNIYEAKFFRKN from the coding sequence ATGAAGCAATTTTTTATTCTTTTTATTGGCTTATTTTCTTTGGCAACCTATGCGCAGGTTGATAACGTACCCCAAGATTATTTTGAAAAACCCCTCGATATCCCATTAATATTATCAGGAACTTTTGGTGAACTTCGTTCCAATCACTTTCATGCAGGATTAGATATTAAAACTCAGGGAAGACAGGGATTAGAGGTAAAATCTTCAGCAAAAGGATATGTTAGTCGAATTAAAATCCAGCATTATGGTTATGGGAAGGCACTTTACATTCAGCATCCCAATGGCTATACTACTGTATATGGGCATTTAAAGAAGCTTTCTCCAAAAATCGAAGCCTATCTTAAAGAAAGACAGTATAACAAAGAATCTTATGAAATCGAACTTTTTCCTGAACCTGCCGAATTGCCTGTTGAACAGGGAGAGTTAATTGCTTTTAGCGGAAATACCGGCGGAAGTGGTGGCCCACATGTTCATTTTGAGATTCGTGATGGTAGCCAACGACCAATGAATCCTGAAATGTTTGGAATTGATATTGAAGATAATCGAGATCCCATTGTAGATGGTCTTTTTGCATATCCAATAGGTGAAGGAGCACATGTGAATAATTCAGCAAATCGACAAAAATTGAGGTTGATCCCGCAAAATGATGGCTCTTACACTACAAATACACTAGAAGCTTGTGGAGAAATTGGTTTTGGTATTTCTACAGTAGACCAAAAAAGTCTTGCTCCAAACAAAAACGGAGTTTATAAAATTGAAGCAAGTCTTAATGGTTCTCCCGTTATTAATCTTGACTTTCAGCGCATTTCATTTGGAGAAAGTAGATATCTTAATTTTTTAATTGATTATGAATACTACTCGAATCACAGAAAAAGAGTTCAGAAGTTATTCAAAGAAAGTAATAATCCGCTTAGCATTTATAATGGTGTGGTGAATGAAGGAAAATTAGAAATTGAAGATGGATTAGATTATAATTATGTAGTTGAAGTTACCGATTTTAAAGGGAATTCTAAAACGATTAGAATTCCTATCAAAGGAAGTTTTGCTGGAGAAATCACCCCAAAAGATGACAAAACTACCGACTATTTTACCAATTACAACGAAACTTTTTCTATACAAGAAAACGGTATTGATATTTACATTCCTAAAAATGCATTGTACTATGACACATTTTTAGATATTAAATTTATGGGTGATACGGTAAAAGTACATCATGACGATGTGCCGCTGCACAAAAATATGACTATAGGTTTTGATGTTAGTGATATACCTGAAGCTGAAAAAGAAAAATTATTTATTGCAAGAATAAACAGCTATGGTAGGCCTAGCTATTCTACAACCTATAAAAAACCGACTCGCTTTACAACCGGCACCAGAACATTTGGCGAATATACATTGGTTGCAGATGTTACTCCACCATCCATCAGGCCAGTTAATTTTAGTGATGGCCAGTGGATTTCGAGTAATAGTACGCTAAAGGTAAAAATTAGTGACGACTTATCTGGTATCCAAGGATATAGGGCCACGGTAAACGGAAAGTTTATTTTGATGGAATATGAATATAAAAACAATACGCTAACTCACGATTTTTCTGACGGTGTGGTTACAGAAACAGAGAATAATTTTAAACTTATCGTCACTGATAATGTAGGTAATGTTAACATCTATGAAGCGAAGTTTTTCAGAAAAAATTGA
- a CDS encoding cysteine desulfurase family protein — MEKVYLDSAATTQMRPEVIEKITEAMQQNYGNPSSTHSFGRSAKSLIEKARKTIAKQLNVTAAEIIFTSGGTEADNLALNSAVRDLGVKRIITSKIEHHAVLYCVNQLQDCFDVEVEYVKLTNEGEIDLEDLKNRLNSSEVKTLVSLMHVNNEVGNKLDIKKVAEMCKAHKALFHSDTVQSIGHYEIDLQEVPVDFTAVSAHKFHGPKGIGFAYIRKNSGLKPLIFGGEQERGYRAGTEGLHNIVGLEEAFKLAYKNLEEEKAYTTSLKSHFIDALKSEIPGVKFNGKSGDLDKSTYTLINVNLPVSEEKALMLLFQLDLKGIACSKGSACQSGSDKGSHVLNAFLSEEDLKTPSIRFSFSKFNTKEEIDYVVKTLKEFIES, encoded by the coding sequence ATGGAAAAAGTATATTTAGACTCTGCCGCTACGACCCAAATGCGCCCCGAAGTTATTGAGAAAATAACCGAAGCGATGCAACAAAATTATGGAAACCCTTCATCTACCCATAGTTTTGGTCGGTCTGCTAAATCGTTAATCGAGAAAGCTCGTAAAACCATCGCAAAACAGTTAAACGTTACAGCTGCTGAAATTATTTTTACTTCAGGAGGAACTGAAGCTGATAATTTAGCACTTAATAGTGCTGTTCGAGATCTTGGTGTAAAAAGAATAATAACTTCGAAAATCGAGCATCATGCTGTTTTATACTGTGTGAATCAGTTGCAAGATTGTTTTGATGTCGAAGTTGAATATGTAAAACTAACTAATGAAGGTGAAATTGATCTTGAAGATTTAAAAAATCGCCTTAATTCTTCTGAAGTGAAAACCTTAGTTAGTTTAATGCACGTGAATAACGAAGTAGGAAACAAACTTGATATCAAGAAAGTTGCTGAAATGTGTAAAGCACATAAAGCCTTGTTTCATTCAGACACTGTACAATCTATTGGACACTACGAAATAGATCTACAGGAAGTTCCCGTAGATTTTACAGCAGTTAGTGCACATAAATTTCACGGTCCTAAAGGAATTGGCTTCGCTTATATTCGTAAAAATAGCGGTTTAAAACCACTAATCTTTGGAGGAGAGCAAGAACGTGGTTATCGCGCTGGGACCGAAGGTTTGCATAATATTGTTGGTTTAGAAGAAGCTTTTAAATTGGCTTATAAAAATTTAGAAGAAGAAAAAGCGTACACCACAAGCTTAAAATCTCATTTTATTGACGCTCTTAAAAGTGAAATTCCCGGAGTGAAATTTAATGGGAAAAGTGGGGACTTAGATAAAAGTACATATACACTTATTAATGTAAATCTTCCTGTAAGCGAAGAAAAAGCTTTGATGTTGCTATTTCAACTAGATTTAAAGGGTATCGCTTGTTCTAAAGGAAGTGCTTGCCAAAGTGGAAGCGACAAAGGTTCGCACGTTTTAAATGCATTTTTAAGTGAAGAAGATTTAAAAACACCTTCCATACGTTTTTCATTTTCAAAATTTAATACCAAAGAAGAAATTGATTACGTGGTGAAAACCTTAAAAGAATTTATAGAATCTTAG